The DNA sequence ACAATAAAGGAAGCGCTCGCTTCCTTTATTTATAATTATCGTACAGATATTAGCTAATCAATTTCATCTATATTGCTGCTTTCAATTTTCTCTGCTGATACCGGTTTCTTTTTCTTCACTATCATCATATCACCAACATCCTGACCTTGATGGAATGTTTTCTTGGTGACTTTCTTCGTCTTAGTGACTGCTTTAGTTTGTTCTTTAGCAGGTTTTGCTTTTAGCTTTTTCGCTTTAGCTTTTTTCGGCTTTAACCCTTTAAATTTCGCCACTAAGCCTTCTACTGAATCAAAGTTGATGGTTTGCTGTAAAAAACCTTCAACATTTTTAAAGCTGAGCCAATCTTTCGGGCCAACAAATGAAATCGCATCACCTTTACTACCTGCCCTGCCTGTACGACCAATTCGATGAACAAACTCTTCGGTGTGCTTAGGCATATCAAAGTTAATCACGTGTGATACGTTAACTAAATCTAAACCACGTGAGGCTAAATCTGTCGTTACTAATATTTTCTGCTGACCTTTACTAAAGCCTTCCATAATTTGGTTACGTTGGCTTTGGTTAAGCTCACCACTTAATGCGACAGCTGATAAATTTTGCTCAGCTAGTAACTTGGCTAACCTATCGGTATCACCACGTGTGGCAGTGAAAATAATCACTTGTTGGTAGTCTTCATTATCAAGGAAGTGTTGTAATAACGCTTCTTTGTGATCTAAGTGATCAGCTAAATAAAAGCGCTTTTTAATATCTTTATGTTCACTATGGCCTGACTCTATAGCAATGCGCTTTGGCTTATTGAGCAAGTCGTTAGCAAACTCATTCACCTGTGCATGATCTAAAGTGGCGGAAAACAACAAGGTTTGTCTTTTTCTATGATCAGCAGCCATATTAATTTGCTTAAGTTGCTCAGCAAAACCTAAATCTAGCATACGGTCTGCTTCATCAAGAATAAGTAACTCTAAACCATTTAGGTAAAAATGCCCTTGTGATAAGTGATCAGCTAATCGACCTGGTGTGGCAACAATAACGTGCGGATCTTTTTCTAACACTTTCACTTGATCGTTAAAGTTTTCACCGCCTAAAATCAATACTGCTTTGTACTGCGTGCTTGAAGTGAAAAGTCTAAGTTGGCTATAAACCTGTTTTGCTAACTCGCGTGTTGGCGTAAGAATTAATACCCGAGGATCACGCTTAGATAGTGCTTTTTGCTTGTTTAAACGTTGCATTGCAGGAATAAGAAATGCGAGCGTTTTACCCGAGCCTGTTTTTGATGAAGCAATTAAATCATGGCCTGCAATTGCGGCCGGAATAGCTTGTTGCTGAATTTCTGTTGGCTCAGTAAAACCTAAGTGCTCTATTGCACTCATTAAACGCCTTTCTAATGCAAAATCACTAAATTGCAAGTTAACTCTCCACTGCCTTGATATAAAAACAACTTATTATACCTAAAGTCATCAGTGATTATAGAAAGAAATAGCGATTACCGGCGTTAATTTATCTAAAAGATTTACAATCTAGCTAAGCTTTTGCCAATATTCCTTGGTTGATGGACCTTTTTGATACTCCATCATCATTAGCCACTTGCCAGCATGTTTTTTTAGCAGTGCTTCTAATTCAACATAATGATCCTTGCGATTGCCCTCTTTATCAACCGTTGAAAAATAAAACATGCCTATTTCATAGGCAGTTTCATTATCATGAAATCGATGAGAGAAACGAAAATCAACCCGTGTAGTAACTTGCCCTGACTTTGTTTTTGCAAAATCATGCTGCCAACGCTGAAATGCTTTCTCTATGGTGTAACTGGTCTTTTTATCTCCTAACACTAATATCGCATCAGGATGAAATGCAGCTCTATAACTAGCCAAATCACCTTCAGCTACCGCTTTCGACATTTTAGCCCAAGTCGCATTTAACTCTTGTGTGACTTGCTCATCAGCAATTGCTGATAGTTGAAATAACAATGTAAATATTAAGGTTAGCGCTTTAGCTACATGATCCCTCATAGGACGTTCCACTTTTATCATTTTGCATACAGTATATAGCAACCTTAATAAAACGGATCAAAAAAAGCCATAGATATTTTCATATCTATGGCTTTCACATATTTATATGGGATTTCTAACTCGTACTAGCCCGCTGCGATGCGCTCTTCAACAACAGCCAAGGCTAAATCAATACGCGCTAACACTTTATCTTTAGCTAATAAAGCAAGTGTTACATCTAATGACGGCGAATTACCACCACCAGTTGCTGCAACACGCAGTGGCATACCTACTTTGCCCATGCCCACTTCTAGCTCTTCAGCCGTGGCATTAATTGCCGCATGAATCGCTTCTGCTTGCCAGTTATCTAATGCTGCTAGTTTTTCTTTCACTAACTGTAATGGCTCTTTTGCAACCCCACGTAAGTGTTTTTTCGCCGCTTTTGCTTCAAACTCGGTAAAATCTTGGTAGAAATAAGTAGAAATTTCAGCCATTTCTTTCAATGTTTTTACGCGATCTGCCTGAATTTTTACAATCTCAGCAAGCTCTGGGCCATTATCTGTATTAATGCCTTGATCTTCCATGTGCCATGCTAAGTGCTTAGCAACATAACTTGGCTCCATGGTTTTCATATAATGCTGGTTTACCCAAATTAACTTATCAGTATTAAAACCAGACGGCGCGCGGTTACAATCTTTTAAGTCAAATAACTCAATCATTTCTTCACGCGAGAAAATTTCTTGATCGCCATGAGACCAACCAAGACGCACTAAATAGTTAAGTAATGCTTCTGGTAAGTAACCGTCATCACGGTACTGCATCACACTTACCGCACCATG is a window from the Litorilituus sediminis genome containing:
- a CDS encoding DEAD/DEAH box helicase; the protein is MQFSDFALERRLMSAIEHLGFTEPTEIQQQAIPAAIAGHDLIASSKTGSGKTLAFLIPAMQRLNKQKALSKRDPRVLILTPTRELAKQVYSQLRLFTSSTQYKAVLILGGENFNDQVKVLEKDPHVIVATPGRLADHLSQGHFYLNGLELLILDEADRMLDLGFAEQLKQINMAADHRKRQTLLFSATLDHAQVNEFANDLLNKPKRIAIESGHSEHKDIKKRFYLADHLDHKEALLQHFLDNEDYQQVIIFTATRGDTDRLAKLLAEQNLSAVALSGELNQSQRNQIMEGFSKGQQKILVTTDLASRGLDLVNVSHVINFDMPKHTEEFVHRIGRTGRAGSKGDAISFVGPKDWLSFKNVEGFLQQTINFDSVEGLVAKFKGLKPKKAKAKKLKAKPAKEQTKAVTKTKKVTKKTFHQGQDVGDMMIVKKKKPVSAEKIESSNIDEID
- a CDS encoding YybH family protein encodes the protein MRDHVAKALTLIFTLLFQLSAIADEQVTQELNATWAKMSKAVAEGDLASYRAAFHPDAILVLGDKKTSYTIEKAFQRWQHDFAKTKSGQVTTRVDFRFSHRFHDNETAYEIGMFYFSTVDKEGNRKDHYVELEALLKKHAGKWLMMMEYQKGPSTKEYWQKLS